A single genomic interval of Nycticebus coucang isolate mNycCou1 chromosome 21, mNycCou1.pri, whole genome shotgun sequence harbors:
- the LOC128574185 gene encoding CAP-Gly domain-containing linker protein 1-like — MSSPEVCTQKSALQEENIKLAEELGRSRDKVTSHRKLEEERSVLNNQLLEMKKRESKYIKDADEEKASLQKFISITSALLTEKDAELEKLRNEVTVLRRENASAKSLHSVVQSLEPDKVKLELKVKNLELQLKENKRQLNSSSGNTDTQAEEDEKAQESQIDFLNSVIVDLQRKNQDLKMKVEMMSEAALNGNGDELNNYDSDDQEKQSKKKSCLFCDICDCFDLHAQRIFLPRHRCLMTLPTLHTMAVGVRNARTVRSERCLATGQPTAMTTRPSDEASSQELGFFRRASV, encoded by the coding sequence ATGAGTTCTCCTGAAGTCTGTACACAGAAGTCAGCATTGCAAGAAGAGAACATTAAACTTGCCGAGGAGCTGGGGAGAAGCAGAGACAAAGTCACAAGTCATCGAAAGCTGGAAGAGGAAAGATCTGTGCTCAATAATCagttgttagaaatgaaaaaaagagaatccaAGTACATAAAGgatgcagatgaagaaaaagcctCCTTGCAAAAATTCATCAGTATAACTAGTGCCTTACTCACAGAAAAGGATGCAGAGctggaaaaactgagaaatgagGTCACAGTGCTCAGGAGAGAAAACGCCTCTGCCAAGTCCTTGCATTCAGTTGTTCAGTCTCTAGAGCCCGATAAGGTGAAGCTTGAGCTCAAGGTAAAGAACTTGGAGCTTCaactcaaagaaaacaagaggcaGCTCAACAGCTCCTCAGGTAATACTGATACTCAGGCAGAAGAGGATGAAAAAGCCCAGGAGAGTCAGATTGATTTCCTAAATTCAGTAATAGTGGACCTTCAAAGGAAGAATCAAGATCTCAAGATGAAAGTAGAGATGATGTCAGAAGCAGCCCTCAATGGGAATGGGGATGAGCTCAACAATTATGACAGTGATGACCAGGAGAAACAGTCTAAGAAGAAGTCTTGCCTCTTCTGTGACATTTGTGACTGCTTTGACCTGCATGCACAGAGGATTTTCCTACCCAGACACAGATGTCTGATGACCCTCCCCACTCTACACACCATGGCAGTGGGAGTGAGGAACGCCCGTACTGTGAGATCTGAGAGATGTTTGGCCACTGGGCAGCCAACTGCAATGACAACAAGACCTTCTGATGAAGCCTCAAGTCAAGAACTTGGCTTTTTCAGGCGTGCTAGTGTTTAA